The genomic window GAACCCGACGTGCCGGAGGAAGCCGAGGCGCTGGAGGAAGCCGAGGTGCCGGAGGAAGGCGAAGTGCCGGAAGCTGCGGCTCCGGAGGAAGTGTCCGAGGCCTGGCTCGTCGCCGAGCCGGACGAGCCGGATGAGCCCGACGACATCCCTGCCGAACCCGACCGGGACGACGCCGCACCTCCGGCCCCGGCCCCGGCCCCGGCCCCGGCCCCGGCCCCGGCCCCGGAGGCCGACAAGGCCGACAAGACCGAAAAGACTGACGAGGCCGTCGGCGCAGTAGGCGCCGACGGCCGGCATTAGTGGTCCTGGACGGCTATTCCTGGACGCCGATCAGCTTGCGGAGGGGATCCGGGAGGAGTTCGTTGCAGGCGAGTTGGCCCGTCTTGGTGAGGGCGTCCTCGCGGCAGGTGTAGAAGTCGCGGTAGACGATCTGCAAGGTGAAGGTCATCGCCACGATCGCGAGCGCGAGCGTCGCCATGACCAGGCCGCTGACCGCCGCCGTGACCTGCGGCTTGCCGCCGACGGGCTGGGCCGGAGGAGTGGCGGCCGGGGCACCGGTGCCGGCACCCGTGCCCGTGCCGCCGGCCGACGGCCGGGCCTTGGCGCGCAGCGCGCTGCCGCCCCAGTACAGCGCCAGCGCACCCAGCAGCAGCGCGATCTCCGTGAGGTCGAAGACGGCGAAGAAGAACGCCCACATGCCCGCGAGCAGTGCGTACCGCGCGCGGCGCTGGACGGGGTCCGTCGGATCCCAGCGCAGTCCCGTGCCCGGGCCGCCGCCGCTCTCGGGCCCGCCCTGGCCGCCACCGCCCTGACCTCCGCTGCCCTGACCTCCGCCGCCGCCCTGGCCGCCGGAGCGCCCGCCGAAGCCGCCCGAGGAGCGGCCCGGCTGGCGGCTGCTCCACTGGCTGCCCCAGGCCGGACGTTCGCCTTCGCCCTGACGGCCCTCGGTGTCGGAGTCGCGCACCGATCCGTCACGCCCCGATCCGTCGCGTCCCGATCCGTCACGCCCGGGCCCGTCGCCCCCCGCGCCGTGCCGCGGCTGCCACGGCCGGTCCGGAGCGCCCTCCGGCGGCGGTGCGAAGGGGTTCTCCCGGAGCTCGCGCGACTCCCTGGGATCCGAGGGCGGGGTGGGCTCCGTGGACTGGCGATCCCGCAGCAGCAGGGAGCCCCGCTCGCTGGCGAGCGGGAGGCGGAGAGCCGTGCGGCGGCGTCGGTCCGGCATGTGGTGAACGTCTTCCCCTCTTGTACCTCTGAGCGCGGGTACTCCGTCTGGGGACGGGCCCTGCCCCCAGACGCTACCTCCCGGCCAAGCCCCCGTCCCGTGGGGGCCGCTCGGTGTGCCGGTATCGTTGCTGACGGTCGACGGCTTCGTAGAGTTCCCCCATCGCCGGTCTCGTTTCGTTCGTACGACCACACAAAGACGCACCCCGAGTGCCCGCAACGCGAAAAGAGTCCCCCAGTGGCTGCCGCCCGCCTCGTCGTCCTGGTCTCCGGATCCGGCACCAACCTCCAGGCGCTGCTCGACGCCATCCACGACGATCCCGGCGGCTTCGGCGCCGAGATCGTCGCGGTCGGCGCCGACCGCGACGGCATCGCCGGCCTCGACCGCGCCCGCAGCGCGGGGCTCCCCACCTTCGTCTGCAAGGTGAAGGACTACGCGACCCGCGAGGAGTGGGACCGGGCCCTGGCCGACGCCACCGCCGCCCACGAGCCGGACCTCGTCGTCTCCGCCGGTTTCATGAAGATCGTCGGCAAGACCTTCCTCGACCGCTTCGGCGGCCGGTTCGTGAACACCCACCCCGCCCTGCTGCCCAGTTTTCCCGGTGCCCACGGAGTACGTGACGCGCTCGCGTACGGCGCGAAGGTCACCGGATGCACCGTCCACTTCGTCGACGACGGCGTCGACACCGGCCCGATCATCGCGCAGAGCGCGGTCGACGTACGGGACGAGGACGATGAAGCCGCTCTGCACGAGCGCATCAAGGAAGTCGAGCGTCAGCTGCTCGTCGATGTCGTGGGGCGTCTGGCCCGTAACGGCTACCGCATTGAGGGACGAAAGGTAGTTATCCCGTGACCGCCGAAACCATGAAGCGGCCCATCCGGCGTGCGCTGGTCAGCGTCTACGACAAGACCGGCCTGGAAGACCTGGCGCGCGGCCTGCACGAGGCGGGCGTGGAGCTCGTGTCCACCGGCTCCACCGCCGGGCGGATCGCCGCCGCCGGGGTCCCGGTCACCAAGGTCGAGGAGCTCACCGGCTTCCCCGAGTGCCTGGACGGCCGCGTCAAGACCCTGCACCCGCGCGTGCATGCGGGGATCCTCGCCGACCTGCGCCTCGACACCCACCGCGAGCAGCTCGCGGAGCTCGGCGTCGAGCCGTTCGACCTCGTGGTCGTGAACCTCTACCCGTTCCAGGAGACCGTCGCCTCCGGCGCCACTCCGGACGAGTGCGTCGAGCAGATCGACATCGGCGGTCCTTCGATGGTCCGCGCCGCCGCCAAGAACCACCCGTCCGTGGCCGTCGTCACCAGCCCCGAGCAGTACGGGGACGTGCTGACCGCCGTCGCCTCCGGCGGCTTCGACCTGGCCGCGCGCAAGCGCCTCGCCGCCGAGGCGTTCCGCCACACCGCGGAGTACGA from Streptomyces sp. FIT100 includes these protein-coding regions:
- the purN gene encoding phosphoribosylglycinamide formyltransferase, coding for MAAARLVVLVSGSGTNLQALLDAIHDDPGGFGAEIVAVGADRDGIAGLDRARSAGLPTFVCKVKDYATREEWDRALADATAAHEPDLVVSAGFMKIVGKTFLDRFGGRFVNTHPALLPSFPGAHGVRDALAYGAKVTGCTVHFVDDGVDTGPIIAQSAVDVRDEDDEAALHERIKEVERQLLVDVVGRLARNGYRIEGRKVVIP